A single genomic interval of Cellvibrio sp. PSBB023 harbors:
- a CDS encoding DEAD/DEAH box helicase family protein — protein sequence MQSLNFEQLRPYWPDLASLGGHAEKYAFDDPQSALIKLRCFAELMVGIVYREFRLPSQPTDKFVDRLQAAVFTAAVDKSILDKFHAIRKVGNSAAHDGKFAKGDSLWLLKEAHILSYWLLLSTQPRDQVVVQPFVSPAHLQEKPNPKKAEEHQARLEQALAELEAAKAAEEAAVRENAKLKIQLTEAEQAKFQHASAVAKNSLELNEAETRRRMIDTELYSRGWDVDLVHGKNTAEVTREEKVDGQPTASGVGYCDYVLWDDNGKPLAVIEAKRTRENVEKGRQQAILYADALEKKFGQRPVVFYTNGYEIYICDDAQGYQPRKLYSYYSKESLQYLIRQRSEKKPLATTPIRIDIAGRDYQIETITRVCERFSQNYRKALVVQATGTGKTRVSIGLTKRMIDAGWAKRVLFLCDRKELRKQAGKAYTEYLTEPAYIVGKSKKVDVTNARIYVATYPGMMGIMEEFDPGFFDLIIADESHRSIYNVYGDIFKYFDALQLGLTATPVEMISRSTSQLFGCEYKLPTANYPLEKAVEDKNLVPFKVVSHTTQFLREGIQAKSLSDEQIAALEDQGLDPNELDFDAKEIDKAVYNKDTNRAILRNLMENGLRMADGQTLGKSMIFARNIQHAELLAQLFGEMYPNYLKETQGNFCRVIHSKYERAEELIDDFKLNDGSSKQVTIAISVDMLDTGIDVPEVLNLVFAKPVKSKVKFWQMVGRGTRLCEHLFGKDKHKTKFLIFDHWGNFDYFAVEHEEEEQRQSKSVAQKLFEARVNFATDALALGDLPKFEKMVMLIKQDIDALDDNCIAIKDNWKLKHEFGTLAVLNSFAPATRKVLLDNIAPLMQWRNIQGQGDALAWDQDVLAVQHAWLNHPELQDQTKDRLLHKVKTLQMHLNQLRPKAPIVNAIQQDSYWDLKNFDELEKARTELRGVIHLHNPGAKPPAAPITIYDIPEHADKFEIKELKTNIRTVDYEIYRQEVEKTLEPLFNQDPVLQKIRAGEPVTEEELNQLNALVHTQNARVDLKLLKEFYPESSLGVDQLLRTIIGLDEQAIRKRFEIFVQQHHISLNALQQRFLELLKSEICRTGQMSISRLYEQPFIALHQDGVDGLFKEEQAQLIANFISDFALELGKKQAQVQQQNPQVPSSYSN from the coding sequence ATGCAATCATTAAACTTCGAGCAGCTTCGACCTTACTGGCCTGATTTGGCTAGCCTTGGCGGTCATGCAGAAAAGTACGCGTTTGATGACCCGCAAAGTGCGCTCATCAAGTTACGCTGCTTTGCGGAATTGATGGTGGGTATTGTCTACCGCGAGTTTCGCTTGCCCAGTCAACCGACTGATAAATTTGTAGATCGCCTGCAAGCCGCTGTATTCACCGCTGCGGTTGATAAATCCATCCTCGATAAATTTCACGCGATTCGCAAAGTCGGCAATAGCGCCGCGCACGATGGCAAATTTGCCAAGGGCGATAGCCTGTGGTTGCTAAAAGAAGCACACATTCTCAGCTACTGGTTGTTACTATCCACCCAGCCGCGCGATCAAGTTGTGGTGCAGCCTTTTGTATCGCCCGCGCATCTCCAAGAAAAACCGAATCCCAAAAAAGCCGAAGAGCATCAAGCGCGCTTAGAGCAAGCCCTTGCAGAATTAGAAGCAGCAAAAGCGGCTGAAGAAGCGGCAGTGCGTGAAAATGCTAAATTAAAAATCCAGCTTACCGAGGCGGAGCAAGCTAAATTCCAGCACGCCAGTGCGGTCGCCAAAAACAGTTTGGAATTGAACGAGGCAGAAACCCGCCGCCGCATGATCGATACCGAATTGTATTCACGCGGTTGGGATGTTGATTTAGTGCACGGCAAAAATACCGCCGAAGTCACCCGCGAAGAAAAAGTGGACGGCCAGCCAACGGCTTCAGGTGTTGGTTACTGCGATTACGTTTTATGGGATGACAACGGCAAACCGCTCGCGGTGATCGAAGCCAAGCGCACCCGCGAAAATGTCGAAAAAGGTCGCCAGCAAGCCATTCTCTATGCGGATGCCCTGGAGAAAAAATTCGGTCAGCGCCCAGTGGTGTTCTACACCAATGGCTATGAGATTTATATTTGCGATGATGCCCAAGGCTATCAACCGCGCAAACTCTACAGCTATTACAGCAAAGAAAGTCTGCAATATTTAATTCGCCAGCGTAGCGAGAAAAAGCCCTTAGCCACTACGCCGATTCGCATCGACATTGCCGGGCGCGATTACCAAATCGAAACCATTACCCGCGTGTGCGAACGCTTTAGCCAGAACTACCGTAAAGCGCTGGTAGTGCAGGCAACCGGTACGGGTAAAACCCGCGTCTCCATCGGCCTGACCAAACGCATGATCGATGCCGGGTGGGCCAAGCGCGTATTGTTTTTATGCGACCGCAAAGAGCTGCGCAAACAAGCGGGCAAAGCCTACACCGAGTACCTTACCGAGCCGGCGTACATTGTGGGCAAAAGCAAAAAAGTTGATGTGACCAATGCGCGCATTTACGTTGCCACTTACCCCGGTATGATGGGCATTATGGAAGAGTTCGATCCCGGCTTTTTTGATTTGATTATTGCCGACGAATCCCATCGCTCCATCTACAACGTGTATGGCGATATTTTTAAATACTTCGATGCCTTGCAATTGGGTTTGACTGCCACACCGGTAGAAATGATTAGCCGCTCCACCAGCCAATTGTTCGGCTGCGAATACAAATTACCCACGGCGAATTATCCGCTGGAAAAAGCCGTGGAAGACAAAAACCTTGTGCCCTTTAAAGTTGTCAGCCACACCACGCAATTTTTGCGCGAAGGTATTCAAGCAAAATCCCTGAGCGACGAACAAATCGCCGCCCTGGAAGATCAGGGCTTAGACCCGAACGAATTGGATTTCGATGCAAAGGAAATCGATAAGGCGGTTTACAACAAAGACACCAACCGCGCGATTCTGCGCAATCTAATGGAAAACGGCCTGCGCATGGCCGATGGCCAAACACTCGGCAAATCCATGATTTTTGCACGCAATATTCAGCATGCAGAATTGCTGGCGCAACTTTTTGGTGAGATGTACCCCAATTACCTAAAAGAAACCCAAGGCAATTTCTGCCGCGTGATTCACTCCAAATACGAGCGCGCCGAAGAATTAATCGATGACTTCAAATTAAACGATGGCAGCAGCAAGCAAGTCACCATCGCCATTTCGGTGGATATGCTGGATACCGGTATCGATGTGCCAGAAGTGCTCAACTTGGTCTTTGCCAAGCCGGTGAAATCCAAAGTGAAGTTTTGGCAAATGGTAGGGCGGGGCACGCGCCTGTGTGAACATTTGTTTGGCAAAGATAAACACAAAACCAAATTTCTGATTTTTGATCACTGGGGAAACTTTGATTACTTCGCGGTAGAGCATGAGGAAGAAGAGCAGCGCCAGAGTAAATCCGTTGCGCAAAAATTATTTGAAGCGCGCGTTAATTTTGCGACCGATGCATTAGCGTTGGGCGACCTGCCCAAGTTTGAAAAAATGGTCATGCTCATCAAGCAAGATATAGATGCGCTGGATGACAATTGCATCGCCATTAAAGACAACTGGAAACTAAAACACGAGTTCGGCACCTTGGCTGTGCTCAATTCATTTGCGCCCGCTACACGCAAAGTGCTGTTAGACAATATCGCGCCCTTAATGCAGTGGCGCAATATTCAAGGGCAGGGTGATGCGCTGGCCTGGGATCAGGATGTGCTCGCCGTCCAACACGCCTGGCTGAACCACCCTGAATTGCAAGATCAAACCAAAGATCGTTTGCTCCACAAAGTCAAAACCTTGCAAATGCACCTCAACCAACTGCGCCCCAAGGCACCAATTGTCAATGCCATCCAGCAAGACAGTTATTGGGATCTCAAGAATTTTGATGAGCTGGAAAAAGCCCGCACCGAATTGCGCGGCGTTATTCATCTGCATAATCCTGGCGCTAAACCGCCAGCAGCGCCCATCACCATTTACGATATTCCAGAGCATGCCGATAAGTTCGAAATTAAAGAACTGAAAACCAATATCCGCACTGTGGATTATGAAATCTACCGGCAAGAAGTAGAGAAAACCCTGGAGCCGTTATTTAACCAAGACCCGGTTCTGCAAAAAATTCGCGCCGGTGAGCCAGTCACAGAGGAAGAGTTAAACCAGCTCAATGCCTTGGTGCATACGCAAAATGCGCGGGTGGATTTAAAACTCCTGAAAGAGTTCTACCCGGAATCCTCCCTAGGGGTAGATCAGCTCTTGCGCACCATTATCGGGTTGGATGAGCAAGCCATTCGCAAACGTTTTGAAATTTTTGTGCAGCAGCATCACATCAGCCTGAATGCGTTGCAGCAGCGCTTTTTGGAATTATTAAAAAGTGAAATCTGTCGCACCGGCCAGATGAGCATTAGCCGCTTGTATGAGCAGCCCTTTATTGCCCTGCACCAAGACGGTGTAGACGGTTTATTTAAAGAAGAACAAGCGCAACTGATTGCCAATTTTATCAGCGACTTCGCGTTAGAGCTTGGCAAAAAGCAAGCGCAAGTACAGCAACAAAATCCCCAAGTACCCAGTTCCTATTCGAACTGA
- a CDS encoding class I SAM-dependent DNA methyltransferase, which yields MITGQLKNKIDKLWEEFWTGGVANPLTVIEQITFLMYARLLDMNETSDEKKALRTKKPFKRRFNDEQQHIRWQNLIHIESADKLLVLVRDELFPYFKSTADGNSLFAEFMKDAQLMVQKPSLLMKAITMVNELPLDKGDTKGDLYEYLLSKLTTAGINGQFRTPRHIIRAMVELMDPSADDRICDPACGTAGFLSNAYEFILQKYSSPAGTITEKVINEKGEEEIQTLYTGDLLGDQRSHVDTDMFHGFDFDATMLRIAAMNLVMHGVAEPDIHYQDTLSQRFAERHPQAANEGFDIILANPPFKGSLDEEDVAPELLRLVKTKKTELLFVGLILRMLRTGGRAAVIVPDGVLFGSSKAHQQLREELIERNQLEAIISLPSGVFKPYAGVSTAIMIFTKGGETDQVWFYDLAADGYSLDDKRTPIQDNDLPDLIAQYEKYRKAREAGKSTKAWSDKKQKAFLVDKAAIAEQKYDLSINRYKEVVYEEQSYAPPKEILKELKKLEQEIMQDLYELEAML from the coding sequence ATGATCACCGGTCAACTGAAAAACAAAATCGATAAACTTTGGGAAGAATTCTGGACGGGCGGCGTAGCCAACCCGCTAACGGTTATCGAGCAAATTACCTTTTTAATGTACGCGCGCCTGCTGGATATGAACGAAACCAGCGACGAGAAAAAAGCGCTGCGTACTAAAAAACCGTTCAAGCGTCGCTTTAATGATGAGCAGCAACATATTCGTTGGCAAAATTTAATTCATATCGAATCTGCCGATAAATTATTGGTGCTGGTGCGCGATGAACTATTTCCCTATTTCAAAAGCACCGCCGATGGCAACAGCTTGTTTGCCGAATTTATGAAAGATGCACAGCTGATGGTACAAAAGCCCTCACTGCTGATGAAAGCCATCACCATGGTGAATGAGTTGCCCTTGGACAAAGGCGATACCAAAGGTGATTTGTACGAATACTTGTTAAGTAAACTCACTACGGCAGGCATTAACGGCCAGTTTAGAACGCCGCGTCACATCATCCGCGCCATGGTGGAGCTAATGGACCCAAGTGCCGATGACCGCATTTGCGACCCCGCCTGCGGCACAGCCGGTTTTTTAAGTAATGCCTACGAATTTATTCTGCAAAAATACAGTTCGCCCGCAGGCACGATCACTGAAAAGGTGATTAATGAAAAAGGCGAGGAAGAAATTCAAACGCTGTATACCGGTGATTTGCTGGGCGATCAGCGCAGCCATGTGGATACCGATATGTTCCATGGCTTCGATTTTGACGCAACCATGTTGCGCATTGCCGCCATGAATTTGGTCATGCACGGTGTAGCGGAGCCGGATATTCACTATCAGGATACCCTCAGCCAACGCTTTGCCGAGCGTCACCCACAAGCGGCCAATGAAGGTTTCGATATCATCCTCGCCAACCCGCCGTTTAAAGGCAGTTTGGATGAAGAAGACGTAGCGCCAGAATTACTGCGTTTGGTAAAAACCAAAAAAACCGAATTGTTATTTGTCGGGTTAATTCTGCGCATGCTAAGAACCGGTGGCCGCGCCGCCGTGATCGTGCCAGACGGCGTACTCTTCGGCTCCAGCAAAGCCCACCAACAATTGCGTGAAGAACTGATCGAGCGTAACCAGTTAGAAGCCATCATCAGCTTGCCCTCGGGCGTATTCAAACCCTACGCCGGTGTCAGTACCGCGATTATGATTTTCACCAAAGGCGGTGAAACCGATCAAGTATGGTTTTACGATTTAGCGGCAGACGGCTACTCGCTAGACGACAAGCGTACACCCATTCAAGACAACGACCTGCCAGATTTAATTGCGCAATACGAAAAATACCGCAAAGCCCGCGAAGCAGGCAAAAGCACCAAAGCCTGGAGCGATAAAAAACAAAAAGCCTTCTTGGTGGATAAAGCCGCAATCGCCGAACAGAAATACGACCTCAGCATAAACCGCTACAAAGAAGTGGTTTACGAAGAGCAAAGCTACGCACCGCCAAAAGAAATTCTGAAAGAGCTTAAAAAGCTTGAGCAAGAAATCATGCAGGATTTGTATGAGTTGGAGGCGATGCTGTGA
- a CDS encoding restriction endonuclease subunit S produces the protein MSWPLVKLGDIFDITSSKRVHEKDWRSEGVPFYRAREVAVLSREGIVDNELFIDESMYEEFKHKYGIPKEGDLLVTAVGTLGKIYAVKAHDRFYFKDASVIWLRKKSEVDTSYVWHALNSVEVQRFIQNSSGATVGAYTISRANETEIPLPPLEEQKRIAAILDKADAIRRKRQQAIKLADDFLRSVFLEMFGDPVSNSKGWNEYVLTDVADIRSGVTKGKIIDLNRSVTLPYLRVANVQDGYLDLSEIKNIVVSENDAKKCILKKGDILLTEGGDPDKLGRGYVWNDEIERCIHQNHIFSVRIKVSNKKIVYPEFLSALISSQRGKRYFLKVGKQTTGIATINKTVLGEFRIFIPPMELQDKYIRVKNAIKHQSELFSKGDLNLFASLSQRCFSGDI, from the coding sequence GTGAGTTGGCCTTTGGTGAAATTGGGAGATATTTTCGATATTACTTCCAGTAAACGAGTGCATGAAAAGGACTGGCGTAGTGAGGGTGTTCCTTTTTATCGAGCAAGAGAAGTTGCTGTTCTTTCGAGAGAAGGAATAGTCGATAACGAACTATTTATCGATGAATCCATGTATGAAGAATTTAAGCATAAATATGGCATTCCCAAAGAGGGCGATCTACTAGTTACCGCTGTTGGAACTTTGGGGAAAATATATGCAGTCAAAGCGCATGATCGCTTTTATTTTAAAGATGCAAGTGTTATCTGGCTGAGAAAGAAGTCTGAGGTCGATACTTCATATGTTTGGCACGCCTTAAATAGCGTCGAAGTGCAACGTTTCATACAAAACTCCAGTGGTGCAACAGTTGGTGCATACACAATTAGCAGGGCGAATGAAACTGAAATCCCTCTACCCCCATTAGAAGAACAAAAACGCATCGCCGCCATCCTCGACAAAGCCGATGCCATCCGCCGCAAACGCCAACAAGCCATAAAACTCGCCGACGATTTCCTTCGCTCCGTGTTTTTAGAAATGTTTGGTGATCCGGTGAGTAATTCTAAAGGATGGAATGAATATGTTTTGACAGATGTGGCTGATATCCGTTCAGGAGTAACTAAAGGGAAAATAATAGATTTAAATAGATCCGTTACACTCCCTTATTTGAGAGTAGCTAATGTTCAGGATGGGTATTTGGATCTGTCTGAAATTAAGAATATCGTAGTCTCAGAAAATGATGCTAAAAAATGCATTCTTAAAAAAGGCGACATCCTGCTTACGGAGGGAGGTGATCCCGACAAGTTAGGGCGTGGTTATGTGTGGAATGATGAAATCGAGAGATGTATCCATCAGAATCACATTTTTTCAGTGCGAATTAAAGTTTCTAATAAAAAAATTGTTTACCCTGAATTTTTAAGTGCTTTGATATCCTCTCAGCGAGGAAAACGTTATTTTCTCAAGGTGGGAAAACAGACTACTGGCATCGCTACAATAAATAAAACTGTTTTGGGCGAGTTCAGAATATTTATCCCGCCTATGGAATTGCAAGATAAATATATAAGAGTAAAAAATGCAATAAAACATCAGTCTGAGCTTTTCAGTAAGGGTGATTTAAATTTGTTTGCTTCCTTAAGTCAGCGATGTTTTTCCGGAGATATTTGA
- a CDS encoding AAA family ATPase yields the protein MLIKKLKLTNFKGIKSTVTIPLAPITLLFGGNSSGKSTILQSFLYLYEILINKNLDPIKSFKQGASCYLNGFENLVHGKDLDNVISIEVELDTTDVILHSYLSDTEELYISDSIESSDGFQLNEPSLASMSIKLDIAGGSDGVPYIKRTEIFLNGELFAAISREDLSKQIWLVLNPECIEKMNEYYGDPSISQIVADGVGGDSFIYLDKLDSAVPNADFRLSINKNSWTDTGNFGNNPYIGKLVLEVILSQIICGPFKVLIKELTKLIHIGPVRVVPPIGYAPNKEPNDWYSGLAGWDKFAFSDDNFKLKVNECFGEKGLLSKYQFASHGFYNHVKVIDKVMDIAHEPMELGIGVSQIFPFIVAAADKSFSFISVEQPELHIHPGWQLIIADLIIKSVKENPNRLFLIETHSEHLMLRLLNRVRENENDGADLKIDPDIISVVCVYPDENGRPYYQRQRILPDGDFELDWPEGFFEERYKEV from the coding sequence ATGCTTATAAAAAAATTAAAGTTAACCAATTTTAAAGGAATCAAATCAACAGTAACCATTCCTTTGGCTCCTATTACGTTGCTTTTTGGAGGTAACAGTTCTGGTAAAAGCACTATTTTGCAATCTTTTTTATACTTATATGAAATATTAATTAATAAAAATCTTGATCCGATAAAATCATTCAAGCAGGGTGCGAGTTGTTATTTAAATGGATTTGAAAACTTGGTCCATGGAAAAGACCTTGATAATGTGATTTCTATTGAGGTTGAGCTTGATACAACCGATGTTATCTTGCACTCCTACTTAAGTGATACAGAGGAATTGTATATATCGGATTCAATTGAATCATCCGATGGCTTTCAATTAAATGAGCCAAGTTTAGCTTCGATGAGCATAAAGTTAGATATTGCTGGCGGTTCTGATGGTGTTCCATATATAAAAAGAACTGAAATATTTTTGAATGGTGAATTGTTTGCAGCAATATCACGAGAAGATTTGAGCAAACAGATATGGTTGGTGCTAAATCCAGAGTGTATTGAAAAAATGAATGAATACTACGGTGACCCATCGATATCTCAAATAGTTGCTGATGGGGTCGGAGGTGACAGTTTCATATATTTAGATAAGCTCGATTCTGCGGTTCCCAATGCCGATTTTCGGCTTTCAATTAACAAGAATAGTTGGACTGACACCGGAAATTTTGGAAATAATCCATACATTGGCAAGTTAGTTTTGGAAGTGATATTGAGTCAAATAATTTGTGGGCCTTTTAAAGTTCTTATAAAAGAATTAACAAAATTGATACATATTGGTCCAGTCAGAGTTGTTCCGCCAATAGGGTATGCACCCAATAAAGAGCCAAACGATTGGTATTCGGGGCTTGCGGGATGGGATAAATTTGCTTTTTCAGATGATAATTTTAAGTTAAAAGTAAATGAATGCTTTGGGGAAAAAGGGCTTTTATCAAAATATCAATTTGCTTCTCATGGCTTTTATAATCATGTGAAAGTTATTGATAAGGTAATGGATATTGCTCATGAACCTATGGAGCTAGGTATTGGAGTTTCACAAATATTTCCTTTTATAGTTGCCGCCGCTGATAAAAGTTTCTCTTTTATTTCCGTGGAGCAACCCGAGCTACATATCCATCCTGGATGGCAGCTTATTATTGCAGATTTGATAATTAAATCAGTTAAGGAAAATCCCAATAGGCTTTTTTTAATCGAAACTCATAGCGAACATTTAATGCTTAGATTACTTAATCGAGTGCGAGAAAATGAAAACGATGGTGCTGACTTAAAAATTGATCCAGATATTATAAGTGTTGTTTGTGTTTATCCAGATGAAAATGGAAGACCGTATTATCAAAGGCAAAGAATTTTGCCTGATGGTGATTTTGAGTTAGATTGGCCTGAAGGATTTTTTGAAGAACGATATAAGGAGGTTTAA
- a CDS encoding DUF5655 domain-containing protein, producing MSDIKLFSINGQSAQELEAKTAVLEKDLQHHIERHMEVLLGVRFLATEYSTGKTHKGRIDSLGLDENSCPVIVEYKRHTNENVINQGLFYLDWLLDHQAEFKWLVMESLGKETAEAIEWNGTRLICIASDFNKYDEHAVQQINRNIELMRYRYFGADLLLLELVNAQTVAQIIGSSSDESGRRTAASASRDKTQGERLAEASPELVELFQAVCSYSEQLGDEVQRKELKLYTVFKRIRNFMSVVVMPGKNDPKLLVYLKLPGESANEDGFTRNVTNIGHWGTGDFEVIIRNQNDWLKAKDLILQSYEAS from the coding sequence GTGAGTGATATAAAACTGTTTTCAATAAATGGCCAATCAGCTCAAGAGTTAGAGGCCAAAACAGCAGTATTAGAAAAGGATCTGCAACACCATATCGAGCGGCATATGGAGGTGTTGCTGGGTGTTCGTTTTCTGGCGACTGAATACAGCACCGGCAAAACTCATAAAGGGCGAATTGATTCATTAGGGTTGGACGAAAACAGTTGTCCGGTAATTGTGGAGTACAAGCGTCACACCAATGAAAATGTGATTAACCAAGGACTGTTTTATCTGGATTGGCTTTTGGATCACCAAGCTGAATTTAAGTGGTTGGTGATGGAAAGTTTGGGTAAAGAAACCGCTGAGGCTATCGAGTGGAATGGTACACGCTTGATTTGCATCGCTTCCGATTTCAATAAATACGACGAACACGCAGTGCAGCAAATCAATCGTAATATTGAGCTGATGCGCTACCGTTATTTTGGCGCTGACTTGTTGTTACTAGAGCTTGTGAATGCACAAACAGTTGCTCAAATAATTGGATCATCTAGTGATGAAAGCGGACGAAGAACGGCTGCTTCTGCCAGCAGAGACAAAACTCAAGGCGAGCGCTTAGCAGAAGCATCACCTGAATTAGTCGAATTGTTTCAAGCGGTTTGCAGCTACTCCGAACAACTGGGCGATGAAGTCCAGCGCAAAGAGCTAAAGCTCTATACCGTATTCAAACGTATCCGCAATTTTATGTCTGTGGTTGTTATGCCAGGAAAAAACGACCCCAAGCTATTGGTCTACCTAAAACTCCCCGGCGAATCTGCCAATGAGGATGGCTTCACTCGAAATGTTACCAATATAGGTCACTGGGGAACCGGCGACTTTGAAGTAATCATTCGCAACCAAAACGATTGGTTAAAAGCGAAAGATTTGATTTTGCAGAGTTATGAAGCGAGTTAA
- a CDS encoding 3'-5' exonuclease produces MATILPNINSSSTKMTTGERRFGQRLEKFLEDDYLCWFDVPVGDARRYPDFIILHPGRGLLFLEVKDWKLPTIQSMNHQTFTLLTPNGVINQPNPIEQARQCAYQVVNKLKRDKALAQPEGKHKGGLVCPYGYGVVFTNISRKQLQAALGEDGESVLPAHLVICQDEILEKCDSEEFQQRLWSMFNYQFPQKLSLPQIDRIRAHLFPEIRIGAGTIDLFASPTDDSIKPVDVPDIVKVMDMQQEQLARSFGEGHRVVHGVAGSGKTLILGFRCWYLAQTQSKPILVLCYNMSLAAKLRVFIRDKGIVEQVQVYHFHDWCGQQLRSYHVDTIKSDAPVWERQVLSVIQGVEQGLIPRAQYGAVLIDEGHDFEAEWLTLIVQMIDPETNSLLLLYDDAQSIYKKKNSLSFTLSSVGIQARGRTSILKLNYRNTREILHFAFDFAKDYLQEKDADEDSVPLVKPEMAGKSGTVPVFRLLPNRTQELAFIRACLQKWHDDGVAWSDMVVIYCHHQFGEALLRELNQYAIPAIWMGDKKNRRNYDPAENKVLLVTRQSSKGLEFPRVIVAGLGSLNDDDDTKPEEARLLYVAMTRAQEYLLLTASNNNHYTQQFSVGS; encoded by the coding sequence ATGGCCACAATTCTTCCCAATATAAATTCCAGCTCCACCAAAATGACCACCGGCGAACGCCGGTTTGGGCAGCGGTTGGAGAAATTTTTAGAGGATGATTACCTCTGCTGGTTTGATGTTCCGGTGGGGGATGCGCGGCGCTATCCAGATTTTATTATTTTGCATCCGGGCCGTGGCTTATTGTTTTTAGAAGTGAAGGATTGGAAGTTGCCGACCATCCAATCCATGAATCACCAAACCTTTACATTGCTGACGCCAAACGGCGTTATTAATCAGCCCAATCCTATTGAACAGGCGCGTCAGTGTGCTTATCAAGTGGTGAATAAATTAAAGCGCGATAAAGCCTTGGCGCAACCGGAAGGAAAACATAAAGGTGGGTTGGTGTGTCCTTATGGTTACGGTGTGGTATTCACCAATATTTCCCGTAAACAATTGCAGGCTGCATTAGGTGAGGATGGCGAATCGGTATTACCTGCACATTTGGTGATTTGTCAGGATGAAATTCTGGAAAAATGCGACTCGGAAGAATTTCAGCAGCGTTTATGGAGCATGTTTAATTATCAATTCCCGCAAAAATTAAGCCTGCCGCAAATTGATCGTATTCGCGCGCACTTGTTTCCTGAGATTCGCATTGGCGCAGGAACGATAGATTTATTTGCATCGCCAACGGATGACAGCATCAAGCCGGTTGATGTCCCCGATATTGTAAAAGTCATGGATATGCAGCAAGAACAGTTGGCGCGTAGCTTTGGAGAAGGGCATCGCGTTGTGCATGGGGTAGCTGGTTCCGGTAAAACATTGATTCTTGGTTTTCGCTGTTGGTATTTGGCACAAACCCAATCCAAACCTATTTTAGTACTGTGCTACAACATGTCCCTGGCGGCCAAGCTGCGTGTGTTTATTCGCGATAAAGGCATAGTAGAGCAGGTGCAGGTTTATCATTTTCATGATTGGTGCGGCCAGCAGTTGCGTAGCTACCATGTGGATACCATTAAAAGCGATGCGCCTGTGTGGGAGCGGCAGGTGTTGAGTGTGATTCAGGGGGTAGAGCAGGGGTTAATTCCGCGCGCGCAATATGGCGCGGTGTTGATTGACGAGGGGCACGATTTTGAAGCTGAATGGTTAACGCTCATCGTGCAGATGATCGACCCGGAAACGAATTCACTGCTTCTGCTTTATGACGACGCACAATCCATTTACAAAAAGAAAAATAGCTTGAGCTTTACGTTATCCAGTGTTGGCATTCAAGCGCGCGGTCGCACCAGCATTCTCAAATTAAATTACCGCAATACCCGTGAGATACTCCATTTTGCGTTTGATTTTGCTAAAGACTACTTGCAAGAAAAGGATGCCGACGAAGATTCGGTGCCGCTGGTTAAACCGGAAATGGCGGGTAAATCCGGTACTGTACCGGTGTTTCGGTTGTTGCCTAATCGCACACAGGAATTGGCATTTATTCGTGCTTGCTTACAGAAATGGCACGACGATGGTGTTGCCTGGTCTGATATGGTAGTTATTTATTGCCATCACCAGTTCGGTGAAGCCTTATTGCGCGAACTCAACCAATACGCTATTCCTGCTATTTGGATGGGCGACAAGAAAAACCGCCGTAACTACGACCCAGCGGAAAATAAAGTGTTATTAGTTACTCGCCAAAGCAGCAAAGGCTTGGAATTTCCTCGCGTAATAGTCGCAGGCTTAGGCAGCTTAAACGATGATGACGACACTAAGCCTGAAGAAGCGCGTTTGTTGTATGTTGCTATGACACGTGCGCAGGAATATTTGTTATTGACTGCCTCGAATAATAATCATTATACGCAGCAGTTTTCTGTAGGAAGTTAA